From Triticum urartu cultivar G1812 chromosome 2, Tu2.1, whole genome shotgun sequence, a single genomic window includes:
- the LOC125541685 gene encoding desiccation-related protein PCC13-62-like, with protein sequence MAAPATFVVVVALVAAALCGGVCRAQDMDNEWARYRGFFGGGGTLLPQSDVDLLEFPLNLEYLEAEFFCWSALGYGLDGIDVNLTGGGPHPIGGQTAVLTPFVRDVATQFCYQEVGHLRAIKQNVRGFPRPQLDISATNIGKIVEQAMNTTLDPPFNPYENSLNFLIASYIIPYVGLTGYVGANPKLLTPQARRLVAGLLGVESAQDAVIRALLYERGLSRVASYGVGVAEVTAHISELRNELGRRGVKDEGLVVAPGEGPEGQTVGNIIAGDRYSLAYDRTPEEILGIVYGTGSPAQAGGFFPQGADGRIARGLLM encoded by the exons ATGGCTGCGCCGGCCACCTTCGTCGTGGTGGTCGCCTTGGTGGCGGCTGCTCTCTGCGGCGGCGTCTGCCGGGCGCAGGACATGGACAACGAGTGGGCACGGTACCGCGGGttcttcggcggcggcggcacgctGCTGCCACAATCGGACGTGGACCTGCTGGAGTTCCCGCTGAACCTCGAGTACCTGGAGGCGGAGTTCTTCTGCTGGTCGGCGCTGGGCTACGGCCTCGATGGCATCGACGTCAACCTCACCGGCGGCGGCCCGCATCCCATCGGTGGCCAGACCGCCGTCCTCACCCCCTTCGTCCGAGACGTCGCCACACAGTTCTGCTACCAAGAAGTTGGCCACCTCAG GGCGATCAAGCAGAACGTGAGGGGATTCCCGCGGCCGCAGCTGGACATCAGCGCGACCAACATCGGCAAGATCGTGGAGCAGGCGATGAACACGACGCTGGACCCGCCCTTCAACCCCTACGAGAACAGCCTCAACTTCCTCATCGCCTCCTACATCATCCCGTACGTCGGCCTGACCGGCTACGTCGGCGCCAACCCCAAGCTCCTCACTCCTCAGGCCAGAAGG CTGGTGGCGGGACTGCTGGGCGTGGAATCCGCACAGGACGCGGTGATCCGGGCCCTGCTGTACGAGCGCGGACTGTCGCGGGTGGCGAGCTATGGTGTTGGTGTGGCGGAGGTGACCGCGCACATCTCCGAGCTGCGGAACGAGCTTGGGAGGAGGGGGGTGAAGGACGAGGGGCTAGTGGTGGCGCCGGGTGAGGGGCCCGAGGGGCAGACCGTGGGGAACATCATCGCCGGCGACCGCTACTCGCTCGCTTACGATCGCACGCCCGAGGAGATCCTCGGCATCGTGTACGGCACCGGAAGCCCCGCCCAGGCCGGCGGCTTCTTTCCCCAGGGCGCTGACGGCCGCATAGCCAGGGGGCTCCTCATGTAG